DNA from Orbaceae bacterium lpD01:
TCAAGATAAACATGCGGATTAAGTAGTGTTACCGCAAGCGTACTCAATACGACCCACCTTAACTGAGTTTTCGGTCTATTTTCAGTATCTATCTGCATATAGCTATCGGCACGATATGCGCTGCGCCAAGAACGAATCCCATAATAGATTAAGAATAACCCGCCTAACAGGGCTAAAATCTGGGTAGCGAGTTTACTTTGATTAATCATCTCACCTACCCCCAACACGCCAACCGTCATCAGCAAAAAATCAAAAACAAAACAGATAGTACAGACCCAAAAAATATGATTGCGTAATAGTCCCTGTTTTAAAACAAATAAATTCTGAGCACCAATAGCAATAATTAAACTGCTGCATACTATTGCGCCACGTAAGATCTCATTTATCACACTACGCT
Protein-coding regions in this window:
- a CDS encoding LysE/ArgO family amino acid transporter → MINEILRGAIVCSSLIIAIGAQNLFVLKQGLLRNHIFWVCTICFVFDFLLMTVGVLGVGEMINQSKLATQILALLGGLFLIYYGIRSWRSAYRADSYMQIDTENRPKTQLRWVVLSTLAVTLLNPHVYLDTVVIVGGVTAILSYEEKLLFLIGAVSVSAIWFYGIGYGARLLTPLFKQKRMWVILDFAVGCLMFYIAFSLLKEAFFY